In the Leptospira bourretii genome, one interval contains:
- a CDS encoding CaiB/BaiF CoA transferase family protein → MSQNQNQSSKGPLAGVKVVDLSLLLPGPLCSQHLADMGAEVIKIENPRAYDGSRAMFKGKTGYPALYMMLNRNKKAITLNLKRDQAKEILFKLLEDADILLEGFRPDGMDKMGIGYDVLKEKFPRLIYCGISGYGISGKYVDFAGHDLNYLAISGVLDQTGNPPRPAGFQLADVGGGTLTALSAILAALYFREKTGKGQRIDISMTDASLQFLSLYGGILSSSEKSPEAGNDILSGKLPNYNVYETKEGRYVALGALEDMFFQTFLRAAGMDNLTKDHPMNEENIPLIKQKLTDYFKSKTYSDLQPIFDNTDACLSPILNMKEVSEDPHMKERGMVIERNHPKYGPILQFGSPFHFSETPFVYRNDPPEHGEHTDEILGGLGFSKDKIAEFKKDRVI, encoded by the coding sequence ATGAGCCAAAACCAAAATCAATCCTCTAAGGGACCACTTGCTGGTGTCAAAGTTGTGGACCTTTCTTTACTCCTTCCAGGCCCTTTATGTTCGCAACATTTAGCAGACATGGGTGCAGAAGTCATCAAAATTGAAAATCCAAGAGCCTATGATGGATCTCGTGCGATGTTCAAAGGAAAAACTGGTTATCCTGCTTTATATATGATGCTCAATCGAAATAAAAAAGCGATCACACTAAATCTCAAACGAGACCAAGCCAAAGAAATTCTTTTTAAACTTTTAGAAGATGCAGATATTTTACTCGAAGGATTTCGTCCCGATGGAATGGATAAGATGGGAATTGGTTATGATGTCTTAAAAGAAAAATTTCCACGATTGATTTACTGTGGAATTTCTGGCTACGGCATCTCGGGTAAATACGTAGACTTTGCAGGCCATGATTTGAATTACTTAGCGATCTCAGGAGTCCTTGACCAAACAGGAAATCCTCCAAGGCCTGCTGGTTTCCAATTGGCAGATGTGGGAGGTGGAACACTCACGGCACTTTCTGCGATCCTTGCTGCTCTTTACTTCAGAGAAAAAACAGGCAAAGGCCAACGAATTGATATTTCAATGACAGATGCTTCTCTCCAATTTCTTTCGTTATACGGTGGAATTTTATCTTCTTCGGAAAAATCTCCAGAAGCAGGAAATGATATTTTGTCTGGTAAATTACCAAACTATAATGTGTATGAAACCAAAGAAGGAAGATATGTAGCACTTGGTGCCTTAGAAGATATGTTTTTCCAAACTTTTTTACGAGCCGCAGGAATGGATAACTTAACTAAAGACCATCCTATGAATGAAGAAAATATTCCTCTCATTAAACAAAAGTTAACTGATTATTTTAAATCCAAAACCTATTCCGATTTACAACCAATCTTTGATAATACAGATGCTTGCCTATCCCCCATTCTCAATATGAAAGAAGTTTCGGAAGATCCACATATGAAAGAACGTGGTATGGTCATCGAAAGAAACCATCCGAAATACGGTCCAATTTTACAATTTGGGTCTCCGTTTCATTTTTCAGAGACACCTTTTGTTTATAGAAACGACCCACCAGAACATGGGGAACATACTGATGAGATTTTGGGTGGATTGGGGTTTTCCAAGGATAAAATTGCGGAGTTTAAAAAAGACCGAGTGATCTAA